The genomic window CGAGCACAGCCCGCAATGGATGCAGTCCATGAACGCCGGCATGGCCTCGCGCTCCGCCGGCTCGAGCGGGACATAGCCCTCGGGCAGCACGGCCTCGCGGAACCGGCGCGCGCCGGCGCCGCGGCCGAGCGCCCGTGCCGGCATCTGCACGGCGACGTGCCGGCCGAAGCTCCAGGCGAGGTTGATCCAGGCGAAGGCCTTCCTGAGTGCCATGCCGCTACCGCCCGGCCACGGCTGCGAGGGAAGCGGCGCGCTCGCCGGCGGCCCAGCCGTCGTGCATGGCGGCGCCGAGGCCCAGCGCGGCCGCCTCGACCCCCGCGCGTACCGATCCTGCCACGAAGACGTTCGTCAGGTACACGTCGCCGGCGGGTGTGAGGGGTCGACCTTCCGTATCGATGCGCACGCCCGCTGCCAGCACGGGCTGCGGCTCCGACCGCACGGCGTCGGTGAGCACGAGTGCGGCGCCGGGGTCATCGATCGTGCGCGCAAAACGTTCCAGCGCCACGTCGCAGCCGAGCGCCGGTTCCTCGAATTCCGCGTTCGCGGTGATTCCGCCGGCGATGTACTTCCCGGTCGCCAGCACGTGGCAGCCAGCCGCGACGGCCACTGGCGCGGTGCGGCCCTCGATGCGGATGTTGCGGATCGCGCCGTCACGCGTATCGCAGCCGACCACACGACCGGCGATCATCTGCACGCCGGCGTCGATGGTCACCTGCTGGAATGCACGGTCCAGGCGCCAGCCGGGCACCGATGGCGCCGTTCCGAGCGCCTCGCCTGTGGGCACGCGGGCGGCTGCGGCAATGGCATCGCGCACGCGCGTGCCGCCCGCGAGACCGAGAACGGCTGGCAGGATCACCCGCTCCGCGCCACTGTCACGAACGATCCGCGCCAGTGCGCCTGCAAGCCGCTCCGGCTGTCGGTCGAGCAGCGCTGCGAGCGATACGGGCGACCAGCCGGCGGCCGGCATGTCGTCGAGCGTGATCGTGGCGGGC from Longimicrobiales bacterium includes these protein-coding regions:
- a CDS encoding FAD-binding protein; amino-acid sequence: MDNFDVVVIGGGATGTAAALAAARAGARVALVRRGPGAAALSAGGWRDAPPAPVREALATAGLELAACDDALPHPDGTVATCEVASVTHVTAALTAGAPATIVCGIAGLPGFHAPALARLWSAAAALPEDALRPATITLDDMPAAGWSPVSLAALLDRQPERLAGALARIVRDSGAERVILPAVLGLAGGTRVRDAIAAAARVPTGEALGTAPSVPGWRLDRAFQQVTIDAGVQMIAGRVVGCDTRDGAIRNIRIEGRTAPVAVAAGCHVLATGKYIAGGITANAEFEEPALGCDVALERFARTIDDPGAALVLTDAVRSEPQPVLAAGVRIDTEGRPLTPAGDVYLTNVFVAGSVRAGVEAAALGLGAAMHDGWAAGERAASLAAVAGR